The following proteins come from a genomic window of Anopheles ziemanni chromosome 3, idAnoZiCoDA_A2_x.2, whole genome shotgun sequence:
- the LOC131289971 gene encoding probable serine/threonine-protein kinase yakA isoform X1: MSAGSNKLDKKLTASTATLSDKDPRDISNNGFNRFDPKYVSIGPKAIRNTVNNVTANVNKCATLRHGGRYGGSLSLSATAGGVGGAGGGHHGAPGTRSGTSPSPNLKNVQQPILSQSQTQQYKQHHQDRQLAASGGGGGGGGERSEPKLAISTVSKEYSQQSSTSYSCATLPYKKPGSGYTETSTAPTTVTTSILKKESNLDNQHQQRYAPTVYSIDTSSYHHQREGSGASYHHSAQSAHQQQQQQQLQQQHQQQQQQQQQQLQLQQQQTHHRSLSSTNQLYQETGAGSAFASPPPSIASTTTTRSNVSIINQPLPDIPTSAGGGGGGGSSIKNNQQPLCAATLNQYRSLQRPHKQQLQQQNSGGGLSVGTPTALTGKPTIPPKVTPPMLPPKNRHKDDAQYQSRAAALASSSAGPPLPSSRPQQPLPQPPPPPPSAQSHHHHHSNQQPGAVVAHSGKSSSHASQYGGGGMSTSSFNAIQQQLQNQLHFKQYHQLTQQPWQREHLPQQQQQLQHQQQAMASANNSAGNSSSSTFMNYERNQSASSGSRNRSYSGGSSSIDQPPHIPHSKPSNIEKAKSHHSSSSGGGPPPPSGSMVANYQTLPKNHHHHHYPQQQQQQQQQQQQQYQQQGQSNSFGSTSSGGQHQQQPKSILSKTRPNETREREQREREREQRERDRDRDRDHPDHHRVRDRDRDRDRDRDRDRDRDRDRDRDRDRDRDRDRDRERDRDRDRERDRDHRDRDRDRDRDRDRDRDRSERSHHHRNSSHEYHHDSSHGSATANSKNPNVYYRSLQRGGLQANNDLYSVTEL, encoded by the exons ATGTCTGCAGGCAGCAATAAGCTAG atAAGAAACTGACAGCATCAACTGCAACGCTCTCCGATAAGGATCCGCGCGACATCTCCAACAACGGTTTTAACCGGTTTGACCCAAAGTACGTCAGCATCGGACCAAAAGCAATCCGCAATACAGTGAATAATGTCACGGCGAACGTGAACAAGTGTGCTACTCTGCGGCACGGTGGGCGCTACGGAGGATCCCTGAGCCTTAGCGCGACCGCAGGTGGTGTGGGTGGGGCTGGCGGTGGTCATCACGGAGCACCAGGTACCCGTTCCGGTACGAGTCCAAGTCCGAACCTGAAGAACGTTCAGCAACCGATACTGAGCCAAAGTCAAACGCAGCAATACAAGCAACATCACCAGGACCGTCAATTGGCCGCAtcgggtggcggtggtggaggaggaggggagCGTTCCGAACCAAAGCTCGCCATCTCGACGGTGTCGAAGGAGTACAGCCAACAGTCGTCGACGTCGTACTCTTGTGCCACACTACCGTACAAGAAGCCGGGCAGTGGCTACACGGAAACATCGACCGCACCAACCACGGTGACCACATCGATACTGAAGAAGGAAAGCAACTTGGATAATCAGCACCAGCAGCGCTATGCGCCGACGGTCTACAGCATCGATACATCATCCTACCATCATCAGCGCGAGGGCAGTGGGGCGAGTTATCACCATTCCGCGCAATCAgctcatcagcaacagcagcaacagcaattacagcaacagcatcaacagcagcagcagcagcaacaacaacagctgcagttgcagcagcaacaaactcATCACAGGTCGCTGTCGAGCACAAATCAGCTGTATCAAGAGACAGGGGCAGGATCGGCGTTTGCTAGTCCACCACCGTCCATCGCCTCAACGACAACGACCCGCTCGAATGTATCCATCATTAATCAACCACTGCCGGACATTCCCACAAgtgccggcggtggtggtggcggtggaagctcaattaaaaataaccagCAACCGCTGTGCGCGGCTACCCTGAACCAATACCGTTCACTGCAACGGCCACACAAGCAGCAGCTACAGCAGCAAAACAGTGGCGGCGGACTGTCCGTCGGAACCCCGACAGCGCTCACAGGGAAACCCACGATACCGCCTAAAGTGACCCCACCGATGTTGCCACCGAAGAATCGCCACAAAGACGATGCTCAGTACCAGAGCCGGGCTGCGGCACTAGCGTCCTCCAGTGCTGGCCCACCACTGCCATCCTCGCGGCCTCAGCAACCGTTAcctcaaccaccaccaccaccaccttccgCCCAgtcccaccatcaccatcacagCAACCAGCAACCGGGAGCCGTAGTCGCCCACAGTGGTAAATCCTCCTCCCATGCTTCTCagtacggtggtggtggcatgtCGACGAGCAGCTTCAACGCgatccagcagcagctccagaACCAGCTGCATTTCAAGCAATACCATCAGCTCACGCAGCAACCCTGGCAGCGGGAGCATttaccgcagcagcagcagcagctgcagcaccagcagcaagcAATGGCAAGTGCCAACAACAGCGCCGGtaacagcagcagtagtacGTTTATGAACTACGAACGCAATCAATCTGCGAGCTCCGGCAGCCGCAATCGGTCGTACTCCGGTGGAAGTAGCAGTATCGATCAACCTCCTCACATACCGCACTCCAAGCCGAGCAATATCGAGAAGGCGAAAAGCCATCATTCATCGTCCAGCGGTGGTGGACCGCCCCCACCCAGTGGCTCAATGGTGGCCAACTATCAGACGCTTccgaaaaatcatcatcatcatcattatccccagcagcagcagcagcaacagcagcaacagcagcaacaatacCAGCAACAGGGTCAATCGAACTCGTTCGGCTCAACGAGCAGCGGTGGtcaacaccagcaacagccGAAGAGCATCCTCAGTAAAACACGTCCCAACGAAACGCGAGAAAGGGAGCAACGGGAGCGGGAACGGGAGCAACGAGAACGTGATCGGGATCGTGACCGAGATCATCCTGATCACCATCGCGTACGAGACCGAGATCGGGATCGGGATCGGGATCGAGATCGGGATCGGGATCGGGATCGAGATCGAGATCGAGATCGTGACCGAGATCGTGACCGAGATCGGGATCGGGAACGGGATCGAGATCGTGATAGAGAACGTGATCGAGATCATCGCGATCGGGATCGTGATAGGGACCGGGACCGAGACCGCGATCGAGACCGTTCGGAACGTAGCCATCATCATCGCAACAGCAGCCACGAGTATCATCATGACTCTAGCCACGGCAGCGCAACGGCCAACAGCAAAAACCCGAACGTTTACTACCGCTCACTGCAGCGCGGTGGTCTGCAGGCCAACAACGATCTCTACTCGGTGACAGAATTGTGA
- the LOC131284201 gene encoding histone H4 transcription factor, translated as MGKSKKRPRSTSSTTNDSPGKKDKPTLDPSEGATVEEGHSSLATKVKQEEEFLNKRIDEWIESRVNAEVILPPSDDEDHGEREDEDQINQLWVDSIMSNFRQQLSTLSEDEKRKSFKYECEWKKCVFMTGKDHRYFQHVEMHAEETEKDNNVFACSWDLCCFISNDKSIFNSHVHVHAYHTKLKVHGASLSMLANFPKCNYDSGTRNDISKIPLSYTCEWKSCGQKFDKIMEFNYHVAHHLYDKATPGKKSLPEPVACMWALCTFSLTKLAIGLRHLRKHTKQREVACFNCGTMFFERVMYRNHCFRQVDLRYRKFKCEECNKFFTTERLLNNHADIHSYHVSCPRCPRKFTAPSQMIMHLNRIHLKLRPMACTQCEYRTYTASELKKHMNRHSTVRMYRCDEFGCNATFRSESSLKLHIIKHYHLPPPHYACHLCEAGFGSGWLLSKHLNFTHEIKPKPGCSRYRYKIDTEDGFYKVEHYFDNKKQEQENREKAEKKAESSSDDDDDEGDNTAQHVAEGDNTAQHVKTSIKEIKMVGENEIAIDLGMEFKKGNTDQSDEQTTVAESVSVKKKIKSFKNKEKPGSAESKEDKKTNKSKKVQEFTVMKRYLKSD; from the exons ATGGGCAAATCAAAAAAACGACCACGGTCAACGTCGTCCACGACCAACGATAGTCCGGGTAAGAAAGATAAACCGACATTGGATCCTTCCGAGGGTGCTACTGTGGAGGAAGGACATTCCTCACTGGCCACAAAGGTAAAGCAGGAGGAAGAGTTTTTGAATAAAAGAATAGACGAATGGATTGAATCACGGGTTAATGCGGAGGTCATCTTGCCCCCCTCTGACGATGAAGATCATGGTGAAAGGGAAGATGAAGACCAGATAAACCAATTATGGGTTGACTCTATAATG AGCAACTTCAGGCAGCAGTTGAGTACACTGAGCGAagacgaaaaaaggaaaagtttcaagtACGAATGCGAGTGGAAGAAGTGTGTTTTTATGACCGGGAAGGACCACAGATATTTCCAGCATGTTGAAATGCACGCGGAGGAGACCGAGAAAGACAACAATGTATTTGCATGCAGCTGGGATCTGTGCTGCTTTATTAGTAACGATAAGTCGATTTTCAACTCTCATGTGCACGTACACGCCTACCACACGAAGCTGAAGGTTCACGGTGCCAGCTTGAGTATGTTGGCAAATTTTCCCAAATGTAACTACGACAGCGGGACTCGAAACGATATTAGCAAAATTCCGTTAAGCTACACCTGCGAGTGGAAAAGTTGTGGACAGAAATTCGATAAAATTATGGAGTTTAACTATCATGTAGCGCACCACTTGTACGATAAGGCGACGCCCGGCAAAAAATCTCTACCGGAACCAGTTGCCTGTATGTGGGCACTCTGCACGTTTTCTTTAACCAAACTTGCTATTGGCTTGAGGCATTTGAGGAAGCACACAAAACAAAGGGAAGTCGCGTGCTTTAATTGTGGTACAATGTTTTTTGAGCGGGTAATGTATAGAAATCATTGCTTTCGACAAGTTGATCTGCGAT ATCGCAAGTTCAAATGTGAAGAATGCAATAAATTCTTTACCACTGAGCGCCTGCTCAACAACCATGCCGACATCCATTCATACCACGTGTCGTGCCCGAGGTGTCCAAGAAAGTTCACGGCACCAAGTCAAATGATAATGCATTTAAATCGAATACATTTGAAGTTGCGTCCGATGGCATGTACGCAGTGCGAATATCGGACGTACACTGCGTCGGAGTTGAAAAAGCATATGAATAGACATTCAACGGTGCGTATGTACCGGTGTGACGAGTTCGGCTGTAACGCAACGTTCCGGAGTGAAAGTTCACTCAAGCTC CACATTATCAAACATTACCACCTTCCACCGCCTCATTACGCGTGTCACCTTTGTGAAGCAGGATTTGGTTCCGGCTGGCTTCTTTCCAAGCATCTAAACTTTACTCACGAAATTAAACCGAAACCGGGATGCTCTCGGTATCGCTATAAGATCGATACGGAAGACGGGTTCTACAAAGTGGAACACTACTTTGATAACAAAAAGCAAGAACAGGAAAACCGTGAGAAggccgaaaaaaaagcagagAGTTcaagtgatgatgatgacgatgaaggTGATAATACTGCACAGCATGTCGCTGAAGGTGATAATACTGCACAGCATGTAAAAACGTCGATCAAAGAGATAAAAATGGTtggagaaaatgaaatagCCATTGATTTGGGTATGGAATTTAAGAAAGGTAACACCGATCAGTCTGATGAGCAAACCACAGTGGCGGAAAGTGTGAGCGttaaaaagaagataaaatcattcaaaaacaaagaaaaaccagGATCCGCAGAATCGAAAGAGGATAAGAAGACGAACAAGTCCAAAAAAGTGCAGGAGTTCACTGTCATGAAGCGTTACTTGAAGAGCGATTAA
- the LOC131288053 gene encoding zinc finger protein 239-like, with product MSNNLCELCFSRLNDAYSFICDIRKNNETIWTRSLAIASTSVEEHTITKQVANQPNTDEVFDEASDQPIRDEVSDNDGSVFLTEPMNAVDLVVQEIAPAKRMAVKRRKLSRPKKEHRCNKCGKIFTRKSNLDDHERLHAQMKPYRCEYCDKRFVQNGNLRMHLRIHTAEKPYQCQLCNRSFAQSSTLKTHIKSHADIKSFLCGTCDKSFISKSDLVKHKLSHSDKKGFKCVICQTRYFTQKVHLRCHLERIHKLFNHQSLLLDGTLRVAQQME from the coding sequence atgtCCAACAACCTCTGTGAGCTGTGTTTCTCCCGGTTGAACGATGCGTACAGCTTTATTTGCGATATTCGTAAAAACAATGAGACCATCTGGACAAGATCCCTGGCCATTGCCAGCACGTCTGTCGAAGAACATACCATCACGAAGCAAGTGGCCAATCAACCCAATACGGATGAAGTGTTTGACGAAGCGTCGGATCAACCCATCCGGGACGAAGTGTCCGACAACGATGGATCCGTATTTCTAACCGAACCCATGAACGCAGTAGACCTTGTAGTGCAGGAAATAGCTCCTGCCAAACGGATGGCCGTAAAGCGCCGAAAGTTAAGTCGCCCTAAGAAAGAGCACCGGTGTAACAagtgtggaaaaatatttacaagaAAATCAAATCTCGACGATCACGAACGATTGCACGCCCAAATGAAGCCCTATCGGTGTGAATATTGCGACAAACGCTTCGTGCAGAACGGCAATTTGCGTATGCACCTTCGGATACATACAGCAGAAAAACCGTACCAATGCCAACTGTGTAACCGAAGTTTCGCGCAATCCAGTACGCTGAAAACGCACATAAAATCCCATGCGGATATTAAATCGTTTCTCTGCGGCACGTGCGACAAATCGTTCATATCCAAGTCCGATCTAGTAAAGCATAAATTATCGCACTCGGATAAAAAGGGTTTTAAGTGTGTCATTTGCCAGACAAGGTATTTTACCCAGAAAGTGCACTTGCGGTGTCATCTGGAAAGGATACATAAGTTGTTCAACCACCAATCGTTGCTTTTAGATGGTACGTTGCGTGTTGCGCAACAAATGGAATAG
- the LOC131289684 gene encoding bystin: protein MGKSKTHRIKSIPGPSTALADQINEGRVSKKSKQPKVRLRAEERDYVDSKSSMKILKEARKQQAELNLLGDSFGPTLAESSTVKKRHRLDDRGSSDESDLEDGQGEADVDGQELFDDIKINEEDERAFEMFQNKDGAKTRTLADLILEKISEKQTEIQTQFTDNGSLQLEEIDPRVREMYEGVRDVLKRYRNGKMPKAFKLIPKLRNWEQFLYITEPQNWSAAAMFQAVRIFSSSLTQYMAQRFYNLVLLPRVRDDLAEYGRLNFYLYRALKLALYKPAGFMKGIILPLLESGDCTLREAIIFGSIISTTKIPALHISACLLKICEMEYSGACSVFIRIILDKRYALPYRVVDAAVFHFLKFEQDKRELPTLWHKALLSFAQWYKNDISSEQKDALMQLLRKKSHKKITPEIRRELIAGRCRDVEIGQSLVHEADVEFQEDNDYTPMDDDASGNSFVKKSKPSENDEEMESDGDDDDDEDEDDV from the exons ATGGGCAAATCGAAAACACATCGTATTAAAAGCATTCCCGGGCCTAGCACTGCCCTCGCAGACCAAATAAATGAAGGTCGGGTATCGAAGAAATCGAAACAACCGAAGGTTCGGCTGCGTGCAGAGGAACGCGATTACGTTGACTCGAAGTCGTCCATGAAGATATTGAAGGAAGCTCGAAAACAACAAGCCGAACTAAATCTCCTCGGTGATTCGTTTGGGCCAACGCTAGCGGAGTCGTCTACGGTCAAAAAGAGGCATCGATTGGATG ACAGAGGATCTTCCGATGAATCCGACCTGGAAGATGGACAGGGTGAGGCCGATGTCGATGGACAGGAATTGTTTGATGATATCAAAATCAACGAGGAAGATGAACGTGCATTTGAGATGTTTCAGAACAA GGATGGAGCGAAGACACGTACGCTTGCGGACTTAATTCTAGAAAAAAtatcagaaaaacaaactgaaattCAAACTCAGTTTACCGACAACGGATCACTGCAGCTGGAAGAGATAGATCCTCGAGTGCGTGAAATGTATGAAGGCGTGCGGGACGTACTGAAACGCTACCGCAACGGAAAGATGCCGAAAGCATTCAAGCTTATTCCGAAGCTGCGAAACTGGGAGCAGTTTCTCTACATTACGGAGCCACAAAATTGGAGTGCCGCTGCCATGTTCCAAGCGGTGAGAATATTTTCCTCCAGTTTGACGCAGTACATGGCACAACGTTTCTACAATCTTGTACTGTTGCCACGAGTACGTGATGACCTGGCAGAGTATGGTCGGCTGAACTTTTACCTTTACCGGGCGCTGAAGCTAGCGCTGTACAAACCGGCTGGTTTCATGAAGGGTATCATCCTGCCTCTCCTTGAGTCCGGCGACTGTACTTTACGCGAAGCGATTATCTTTGGCAGCATCATTAGCACCACCAAGATTCCGGCTCTTCACATTTCGGCTTGCTTGCTCAAAATCTGCGAAATGGAATATTCCGGTGCCTGTTCGGTGTTTATCCGCATCATTCTAGACAAACGCTATGCACTACCATATCGCGTCGTTGACGCagctgttttccattttctcaaGTTCGAGCAGGATAAACGAGAACTACCCACACTATGGCACAAGGCTTTGCTATCCTTTGCCCAGTGGTACAAGAATGATATTTCTTCGGAGCAGAAAGATGCTTTGATGCAGCTGTTGAG GAAAAAGTCCCACAAGAAAATCACCCCAGAAATCCGACGAGAGCTGATAGCTGGACGCTGCCGCGATGTGGAAATTGGCCAGAGTCTGGTGCATGAGGCGGATGTGGAGTTCCAAGAGGACAATGATTACACTCCGATGGATGATGATGCGTCAGGAAACTCGTTTGTGAAGAAATCGAAACCCAGCgaaaatgatgaagaaatggaaagcgacggtgacgatgatgatgacgaagatgaagatgatgttTAA
- the LOC131288055 gene encoding large ribosomal subunit protein bL34m produces MALVRSFQILFPKIPAMPFFAGNLANTLTEATAGGAWGLLSARTVIRNQFPRARETKRVRVHGWWKRISTLPGRRVLMRKILKGRHVLAH; encoded by the exons ATGGCTTTAGTTCGATCGTTCCA GATTCTGTTTCCAAAGATACCGGCAATGCCTTTTTTCGCCGGCAATCTAGCAAACACCCTGACGGAAGCCACGGCCGGTGGGGCCTGGGGACTACTATCAGCACGGACAGTGATCCGCAATCAGTTTCCTCGAGCAAGGGAAACTAAACGTGTACGAGTGCATGGTTGGTGGAAAAGAATATCCACCCTCCCTGGCCGACGGGTGCTTATGCGTAAAATCTTGAAAGGGCGTCATGTTCTTGCACACTAG
- the LOC131288054 gene encoding large ribosomal subunit protein eL36, translating to MAPRYEMCVGLRKGHRTTKIKQLQYRGDRKVKGIRPSRLKGIQTKHTKFVRDLVREVVGHAPYEKRGMELLKVSKDKRALKFLKRRLGTHIRAKRKREELSNILAHMRKAGHK from the exons ATGGCTCCGAGGTACGAAATGTGCGTCGGCCTTAGAAAAGGCCACAGGACCACCAAAATAAAGCAGCTGCAGTACCGTGGCGACCGCAAAGTCAAGGGTATCCGCCCGTCTCGACTGAAGGGT ATTCAAACGAAGCATACCAAATTCGTGCGCGATTTGGTCCGTGAAGTCGTTGGCCATGCTCCGTATGAGAAGCGTGGTATGGAATTGCTGAAGGTGTCGAAGGACAAGCGTGCGCTGAAGTTCCTGAAGCGACGCCTCGGCACGCACATCCGTGCTAAGAGGAAGCGTGAGGAGCTGTCCAACATTCTGGCCCATATGCGCAAGGCTGGCCACAAGTAA
- the LOC131289685 gene encoding secretory carrier-associated membrane protein 5A gives MAGLNDNPFGEPEVDNPFADPSIQQITRNTTSLQQTLDDYRPFDNDRNVLGTNGANQPATLHPSTQSPPVYNPSGAQYQANGNGATSVGGSKPAGMTQISTAELERAQEELERKTRELERREANMMRSSNERPNNWPPLPSMCPVQPCFYHDINVDIPVEFQKVVQRLYYLWMFYALVMVVNILGGLVILIHSGEVRTFGLAIFYAVLFTPASFLCWYRPAYKAFKTDSSFNFMMFFFIFSFQALVTTIQTVGFPGSGTCGVIMAISQFSAGWGVVVGLFLMCIALAYGTCAAGNIFMLTKVHQIYRSGEKLTMNKAREEFQNQFFGNAIVRDAAAGAARASVQSTLNRY, from the exons ATGGCTGGATTGAATGATAATCCGTTCGGCGAGCCGGAGGTTGACAACCCGTTTGCG GATCCATCAATACAGCAGATAACGAGAAACACCACCAGCCTCCAACAGACACTAGACGACTATCGGCCATTCGATAATGACCGCAATGTGCTCGGTACCAATGGTGCGAATCAGCCGGCCACCCTACACCCGTCCACACAGTCCCCACCGGTTTACAATCCGAGTGGAGCACAGTATCAGGCCAACGGCAATGGCGCAACGTCCGTTGGCGGAAGTAAACCCGCCGGAATGACTCAAATCTCCACCGCTGAGCTCGAG CGGGCGCAAGAAGAGCTGGAGCGAAAAACCCGGGAGCTGGAGCGTCGGGAAGCAAACATGATGCGCAGTTCGAACGAGCGCCCTAACAATTGGCCCCCGCTGCCGTCTATGTGCCCGGTGCAGCCGTGTTTCTACCACGACATCAACGTCGATATTCCGGTCGAGTTCCAGAAGGTAGTCCAACGACTCTACTATCTGTGGATGTTCTACGcgctggtgatggtggttaACATTCTCGGCGGACTGGTCATACTGATCCACTCGGGGGAAGTTCGCACCTTCGGGTTGGCCATCTTCTACGCCGTCTTGTTCACCCCTGCCTCTTTTCTCTGCTG GTATCGTCCAGCATATAAGGCCTTCAAGACGGACTCCAGCTTCAACTTTATGATGTTCTTCTTCATATTCTCCTTCCAAGCGCTTGTGACCACGATTCAAACTGTCGGCTTTCCCGGTTCGGGCACATGTGGCGTCATCATGGCCATCAGCCAATTTAGTGCCGGTTGgggcgtcgtcgtcgggcTGTTCCTCATGTGCATCGCCCTTGCGTACGGAACCTGTGCCGCAGGAAATATTTTCATGCTGACAAAG GTCCACCAGATCTACCGATCCGGCGAGAAACTTACCATGAACAAGGCCCGTGAAGAGTTCCAGAATCAATTCTTCGGCAATGCGATCGTGCGGGACGCGGCAGCCGGTGCCGCCCGCGCCTCCGTTCAGAGCACTTTGAACAGGTACTAG
- the LOC131288052 gene encoding small ribosomal subunit protein eS6 — MKLNVSFPATGAQKTFDIPSDDHSLRFFFDKRMGAEVSADPLGDEWKGYVLKIAGGNDKQGFPMKQGVLTNTRVRLLLKKGHSCYRPRRTGERKRKSVRGCIVDQNLSALALIIVRKGEKDIPGLTDTHVLRRLGPKRANNIRKLYNLTKEDDVRQFVVKRPLAAKDGKKPRHKAPKIQRLITPVVLQRKRHRLLVKKRRSEARREAEVEYARIITLRRRQERVRRRSRLSSMRDSRSSLTSEKDKKELAAAKKKEAAAKKEASKKDGAEPKKDASKKDAAKKDSSKKDAAAKKDVKKDAAGKKEVKKPAAAAAGGKKEGAKPDAKKADKKSAPKTEGKKTAAEKKPAKDAPAAAKKEAPKRKPEAAPKGEASAAKKEKKQQPPKKK; from the exons ATGAAG CTGAACGTATCGTTTCCCGCAACGGGAGCCCAAAAGACGTTTGACATCCCCTCGGATGATCATAGCCTGCGTTTCTTCTTCGACAAGCGCATGGGCGCTGAGGTCTCTGCTGATCCTCTAGGCGATGAATGGAAGGGTTACGTGCTGAAGATTGCCGGGGGCAACGACAAGCAGGGTTTCCCGATGAAGCAGGGCGTGCTGACCAACA CCCGTGTTCGTCTGCTGCTGAAGAAGGGACATTCATGCTATCGTCCCCGTCGCACTGGAGAGCGTAAGCGCAAGTCGGTTCGCGGTTGCATCGTCGATCAGAATCTGTCGGCTCTGGCTCTGATCATTGTCCGCAAGGGCGAGAAAGACATTCCCGGACTGACCGATACGCATGTGCTGCGTCGGCTCGGACCGAAGCGCGCTAACAACATCCGCAAGCTGTACAACCTGACCAAGGAGGACGATGTGCGTCAGTTCGTGGTGAAGCGCCCGCTGGCCGCCAAGGATGGCAAGAAGCCGCGCCACAAGGCACCGAAGATCCAGCGCCTGATCACGCCAGTCGTGCTGCAGCGCAAGAGACACCGTCTGCTGGTGAAGAAACGCCGTTCGGAGGCACGCCGCGAGGCCGAGGTTGAGTACGCCCGCATCATAACCCTGCGCCGTCGTCAGGAGCGCGTGCGCCGCCGTTCCCGCCTGTCGTCGATGCGCGACTCGCGCAGCTCCCTAACGTCCGAGAAGGACAAGAAGGAGCTGGCGGCTGCCAAGAAGAAGGAAGCTGCCGCCAAGAAGGAGGCTTCCAAGAAGGACGGTGCTGAGCCGAAGAAGGATGCCTCCAAGAAGGATGCCGCCAAGAAGGATTCCAGCAAGAAGGATGCCGCTGCTAAGAAGGACGTCAAGAAGGATGCTGCCGGCAAGAAGGAGGTGAAGAagccggcagcagcagcagccggtgGCAAGAAGGAGGGCGCTAAGCCGGACGCCAAGAAGGCTGACAAGAAGTCGGCCCCGAAGACCGAGGGTAAGAAGACTGCGGCTGAGAAGAAGCCCGCCAAGGATGCGCCCGCGGCGGCGAAGAAGGAAGCGCCGAAGCGAAAGCCTGAGGCAGCGCCCAAGGGTGAGGCTAGCGCGGccaagaaggagaagaaacagCAACCGCCCAAGAAGAAGTAA